A section of the Schistosoma haematobium chromosome ZW, whole genome shotgun sequence genome encodes:
- the GRB2_2 gene encoding Growth factor receptor-bound protein 2 (EggNog:ENOG410VBMQ~COG:T) codes for MEAVANYPFTPTEPDELGFEKGSTLYIIDMEEDPNWYKARQGNQEGMVPANYISLYPHPWYIPRCSRREAEARLLEIDPNTNRDVQPDGAFILRQSENDPGQFSISVKEGSSVLHFRIFFDPSGKYYIWTNKFDSINALIDYHRHQTIYGVKALLLRDCVSSNTFGSVGSGPNVVFNNPSVHTNTSIKGSQPQATVGSHLHTKEHPAQMNVDLPPGVVLTNLSGRQCVAKFDFNAEFQEEMSFRQGDRLRLLGEEDENWWFAELIAHSSSGQPTSQGLIPANYVKLLSNNTSSSTVSNMRSNPSKVPQPSAQIARAI; via the exons ATGGAAGCTGTTGCTAACTATCCATTTACTCCTACTGAACCTGACGAACTTGGGTTTGAAAAAGGTAGTACTTTATATATTATTGATATGGAAGAGGATCCGAACTGGTATAAAGCCCGACAAGGGAACCAAGAAGGCATGGTACCTGCAAACTATATTTCTTTGTATCCTCATCCATGGTACATACCCAGATGTAGTCGGCGAGAGGCAGAGGCCAGACTTTTAGAAATTGATCCGAATACGAATCGGGACGTACAACCTGATGGAGCATTTATTTTACGGCAAAGCGAAAATGATCCTGGTCAGTTCAGTATCTCGGTCAA AGAAGGTTCATCGGTTTTGCATTTCCGTATATTTTTCGATCCAAGTGGTAAGTATTACATCTGGACGAATAAATTCGACTCAATCAATGCCCTAATCGATTATCATCGTCATCAAACAATATACGGGGTAAAAGCACTCCTACTACGTGATTGTGTTTCAAGTAAT ACTTTTGGTTCAGTTGGTTCCGGTCCTAATGTGGTTTTTAATAACCCTAGCGTTCACACAAATACTTCTATCAAGGGTTCCCAACCACAGGCTACCGTTGGTTCACATTTACATACTAAAGAGCACCCTGCTCAAATGAATGTGGATTTACCTCCTGGAGTGGTATTAACAAATTTATCGGGACGACAATGTGTAGCCAAGTTTGACTTCAATGCTGAGTTTCAGGAGGAAATGTCATTTCGTCAGGGAGATCGTCTTCGACTGCTTGGTGAAGAAGATGAGAATTGGTGGTTTGCTGAATTGATAGCTCATTCTTCTAGTGGTCAACCAACTTCTCAAGGCTTAATTCCTGCTAACTATGTCAAACTCTTATCAAATAATACGTCCAGTTCCACAGTTTCTAACATGCGTAGTAATCCTTCTAAAGTTCCACAACCCTCTGCTCAGATCGCTCGTGCTATTTAA
- a CDS encoding hypothetical protein (EggNog:ENOG4112R5G~COG:I~MEROPS:MER0211322~SECRETED:SignalP(1-22)) codes for MIFVFLIGCIGYLCSHLHLVDSLFEIKSDPEIYMNISEIIRRQGYLVEEHEITTSDQYILCLIRLYTKQSVYQKRKVVLLQHGLLDSSHAWVMNLKNQSLGYILADYGYDVWLGNSRGNTYSKKHKHFDSSQKEYWDFSWQEMSGYDFPATIRYIISVTKMKQLSYIGFSQGSLIAMTALDDNPELQSNINLFIAFGPVGYFANVKGIFLPLVHHYIIAQFVLKYLTRGEVLPSDHYMKILGKYLCGFGPNLCMSVIDSIAGNDGFNTNLTRLPLIIAHSPAGTSTKNLVHFSQMIDSHLLQKFDYGQYMNRHIYGQDDPPSYTLKNFNIPTVIYHGGNDHLCTNESIDLLIQRINKTIISVNYIENYNHLGYFWSTNAVDLIYSSLLRLIEKYHG; via the exons ATGATTTTTGTGTTCCTAATAGGATGTATAGGATATTTGTGTTCTCATCTACATCTAGTTGATTCTCTATTCGAAATTAAAAGTGACCCGGagatatatatgaatatt AGTGAAATAATACGGAGACAAGGCTATCTAGTCGAAGAACATGAGATTACTACCAGTGATCAATATATTCTGTGTTTAATTAGACTTTACACAAAACAGTCAGTTTATCAAA AGCGTAAAGTTGTTTTATTGCAACATGGATTGTTGGACTCGTCACATGCATGGGTgatgaatttaaaaaatcaGAGTTTAGGATATATTTTGGCTGATTATGGGTATGATGTATGGCTAGGAAACAGCAGAGGCAATACATATTCAAAAAAACATAAGCATTTTGATTCAAGTCAAAAAGAGTATTGGGATTTTTCATGGCAAGAAATGTCGGGTTATGATTTTCCGGCTACAATCAGATATATTATATCTgttactaagatgaaacaactAAGCTATATTGGATTTTCTCAG GGATCACTTATCGCTATGACGGCATTAGATGACAACCCAGAATTACAATCAAATATTAATCTATTTATAGCCTTTGGCCCAGTTGGCTATTTCGCAAATGTGAAAGGCATTTTCCTCCCACTAGTTCATCACTATATAATTGCTCAGTTTGTCCTAAAATATTTAACACGTGGTGAAGTCCTTCCGTCCGATCATTATATGAAGATTTTGGGAAAGTATCTTTGCGGGTTTGGCCCAAATTTGTGCATGTCCGTTATTGATAGTATTGCTGGAAACGATGGCTTCAATACTAATTTG ACACGTCTTCCACTTATTATCGCTCACTCTCCAGCAGGAACGTCGACTAAAAATCTAGTCCATTTTAGCCAA ATGATTGACAGTCATCTGCTACAGAAATTTGACTACGGACAGTACATGAATAGACATATTTATGGTCAAGACGATCCTCCTTCATACACCCTGAAAAACTTTAACATTCCAACAGTCATTTATCATGGTGGAAATGATCATTTATGTACAAACGAAAGCATAGATTTACTTATACAAAGGATTAACAAAACTATCATCTCTGTGAACTATATCGAAAATTATAACCATTTAGGCTACTTCTGGAGTACAAATGCTGTAGACCTAATTTACTCATCGTTACTTAGATTAATCGAGAAATATCACGGATAA